A region of Pseudomonas sp. Marseille-Q3773 DNA encodes the following proteins:
- the nuoM gene encoding NADH-quinone oxidoreductase subunit M, which translates to MILPWLILIPFIGGFLCWLGERFGATLPRWIALLTMSLLLGIGLWLWANGDYTLAPAPGAEPAWALEYKVQWIQRFGISIHLALDGLSLLMILLTGLLGVLSVLCSWKEIQRHVGFFHLNLMWILGGVVGVFLALDLFLFFFFWEMMLVPMYFLIALWGHSSADGKKTRIYAATKFFIFTQASGLIMLVAILGLVLVNYTNTGVITFNYSDLLKAELPAGTEYLLMLGFFIAFAVKLPVVPFHSWLPDAHAQAPTAGSVDLAGILLKTAAYGLLRFALPLFPNASAEFAPIAMTLGLIGIFYGAFLAFAQTDIKRLVAFSSVSHMGFVLIGIYSGSQQALQGAVIQMLAHGLSAAALFILAGQLYERLHTRDMREMGGLWHRIAYLPAISLFFAAASLGLPGTGNFVGEFLILIGSFASVPWITVIATTGLVFGSVYSLIMIHRAYFGPAKADSVLAGMDGRELIMVLGLAVLLILLGVYPQPFLDTSAATMSGVQQWLGSAFTQLASAR; encoded by the coding sequence ATGATTTTGCCTTGGCTGATCCTGATCCCCTTCATCGGCGGCTTCCTGTGCTGGCTGGGTGAGCGCTTCGGCGCCACCCTGCCGCGCTGGATCGCGCTGCTGACCATGTCCCTGCTGCTCGGCATCGGCCTGTGGCTGTGGGCCAACGGCGACTACACCCTCGCCCCCGCTCCGGGCGCCGAGCCGGCCTGGGCCCTGGAATACAAAGTCCAGTGGATCCAGCGCTTCGGCATCAGCATCCACCTGGCCCTCGACGGCCTGTCGCTGCTGATGATCCTGCTCACCGGCCTGCTCGGTGTGCTGTCGGTACTGTGCTCCTGGAAGGAAATCCAGCGCCACGTCGGCTTCTTCCACCTCAACCTGATGTGGATCCTCGGCGGCGTGGTCGGCGTGTTCCTGGCCCTGGACCTGTTCCTGTTCTTCTTCTTCTGGGAAATGATGCTGGTGCCGATGTACTTCCTCATCGCGCTCTGGGGTCACAGCTCGGCAGACGGCAAGAAGACCCGGATCTACGCGGCGACCAAGTTCTTCATCTTCACCCAGGCCAGCGGCCTGATCATGCTGGTGGCGATCCTCGGCCTGGTGCTGGTCAACTACACCAACACCGGGGTGATCACCTTCAACTACAGCGACCTGCTGAAGGCCGAACTGCCAGCCGGTACCGAGTACCTGCTGATGCTGGGCTTCTTCATCGCCTTCGCGGTGAAACTGCCGGTGGTGCCGTTCCACTCCTGGCTGCCTGACGCCCACGCCCAGGCGCCGACCGCAGGCTCCGTTGACCTCGCCGGTATCTTGCTGAAGACCGCGGCCTACGGCCTGCTGCGCTTCGCCCTGCCGCTGTTCCCGAATGCCTCGGCCGAGTTCGCGCCAATCGCCATGACCCTGGGCCTGATCGGTATCTTCTACGGTGCCTTCCTGGCCTTCGCGCAAACCGACATCAAGCGCCTGGTGGCCTTCTCCAGCGTCTCGCACATGGGCTTCGTGCTGATCGGTATCTACTCCGGCAGCCAGCAGGCCCTGCAAGGCGCGGTGATCCAGATGCTGGCCCACGGCCTGTCGGCTGCCGCGCTGTTCATCCTGGCTGGCCAGCTGTACGAGCGCCTGCACACCCGTGACATGCGCGAAATGGGCGGCTTGTGGCACCGCATCGCCTACCTGCCGGCCATCAGCCTGTTCTTCGCCGCCGCCTCCCTGGGCCTGCCCGGCACCGGCAACTTCGTCGGCGAATTCCTGATCCTGATCGGCAGCTTCGCCAGCGTGCCGTGGATCACCGTGATCGCCACCACTGGCCTGGTGTTCGGTTCGGTGTACTCGTTGATCATGATCCACCGCGCCTACTTCGGCCCGGCCAAGGCCGACAGCGTGCTGGCCGGCATGGACGGCCGCGAGCTGATCATGGTCCTGGGTCTGGCTGTACTGCTGATCCTGCTGGGCGTGTATCCGCAGCCGTTCCTCGACACCTCTGCCGCCACCATGAGTGGTGTGCAGCAGTGGCTCGGTTCCGCTTTCACTCAACTCGCTTCGGCCCGGTAA
- a CDS encoding head completion/stabilization protein has translation MGNDPLFPRFADSHDPFWPRIDLGRLRERLHLQSSVSETALQVAARCAAIDAAREFARWRAVLRERGYKRLEDVARHGHGRALRVCYLRFIEAAVRYHLGAAACLPAARRGRNHA, from the coding sequence ATGGGCAACGATCCTCTGTTTCCACGTTTTGCCGATAGCCATGACCCGTTCTGGCCACGAATAGACCTGGGCAGGCTGCGCGAGCGCCTGCACCTGCAGTCGTCTGTCAGCGAAACCGCACTGCAAGTGGCCGCCCGCTGCGCGGCCATCGACGCGGCACGCGAGTTCGCCCGCTGGCGTGCGGTACTGCGCGAGCGAGGTTACAAGCGCCTCGAGGACGTCGCCAGGCATGGCCACGGGCGCGCATTGCGGGTGTGCTACCTGCGCTTTATCGAGGCTGCGGTGCGCTACCACCTGGGGGCGGCTGCTTGCTTGCCCGCTGCACGTCGAGGGCGCAACCATGCCTGA
- a CDS encoding helix-turn-helix transcriptional regulator, with product MNDNPRCAQQPLADAPVRLTPREQQVLLWCAYGKSSWEIGQILACKESTVNFHVSNILRKFDVPTRVAAVIKAIRYGMLAEQ from the coding sequence ATGAATGACAACCCTCGATGCGCGCAGCAACCTTTGGCGGACGCCCCGGTTCGCCTGACACCACGTGAACAGCAAGTCCTGTTGTGGTGTGCCTACGGCAAAAGTTCCTGGGAGATCGGCCAGATTCTGGCGTGCAAGGAATCGACGGTGAACTTCCATGTGTCGAACATCCTGCGCAAGTTCGATGTGCCCACCCGGGTGGCGGCGGTGATCAAGGCCATTCGCTATGGCATGCTGGCCGAGCAGTGA
- a CDS encoding TonB-dependent receptor, with translation MRCVLPLSSCLGLLAALAANQPAAASSVELGQVLITDEEQNDLSAAHERLREVPGATNLVDMQHAEQGRVASNQDVLAYQPGVFAQSAGNDGIKLSIRGSGINRAPGAHGSGVYTLFDGLPLTGPGGTPYELFEPLWLSRAEVLRGANGFDQGALALGGALNYITHTGYDAAPLQVRYEVGSRGYQHRQVSSGQVLGNFDYYLALTDSEYDGYQAHSSGSAKGVAANFGYRFNPDLETRFYLRYRETENELAGRLTKEQVKHHPRAANPNYLARDDSRPQPGSTWLGNKTTFYLDDDARLEAGLVYHDYPMDLREGPMRLKVAYTDISGTLNYFRRDTLMGHDSKTTVGWRTTKHLPNSGASQFERTGDVFGKRTRDFTYQGSDTVLHAGNDLELVPDLWLTTGLALIYTRRESAVTYPAEGGKVSLHDWDYAPRLGLRYDIRPDLQVYGNLSRSVEPPHPWALIWSAPTAYQPIEMQNQTATTLELGARGDSAIGHWDLAWYYAQVRHELLAVEILQGAPAKEFNASATVHQGVEAGLDSTLWERAGAGRLSLRQAYTFSDFHYRDDDQFGDNRLPGIPMHYYQAELRHDWPSGFYAGINTQMASKVQVDYANSYHADAYALLGARLGWNSPKQDWQTWLDLRNLTNKRYAATVTPGYNDAGKDVARSTPGEGFAVYAGVSYSFR, from the coding sequence ATGCGTTGCGTTTTGCCCCTATCGTCCTGCCTTGGCCTGCTGGCCGCCTTGGCTGCCAACCAGCCTGCGGCGGCCTCCTCGGTCGAACTGGGCCAGGTGCTGATCACAGACGAAGAGCAGAATGACCTGAGCGCAGCCCACGAACGCCTGCGCGAGGTACCTGGGGCGACCAACCTGGTGGACATGCAGCATGCAGAACAAGGCCGGGTCGCAAGCAACCAGGACGTGCTCGCCTACCAGCCCGGGGTATTCGCCCAATCGGCTGGCAACGATGGCATCAAGCTGTCGATCCGCGGCTCAGGCATCAACCGCGCCCCAGGGGCCCATGGCTCCGGGGTGTACACGCTGTTCGACGGCCTGCCCCTGACCGGCCCGGGCGGTACGCCGTACGAACTGTTCGAGCCGCTGTGGCTGAGCCGTGCCGAAGTGCTGCGCGGTGCCAATGGCTTTGACCAGGGCGCGCTGGCCCTGGGCGGAGCACTCAACTACATCACCCACACCGGCTACGACGCCGCGCCGCTGCAGGTGCGCTACGAAGTCGGCAGCCGTGGCTATCAGCACCGCCAGGTGAGTTCGGGCCAGGTATTGGGCAACTTCGACTATTACCTGGCGCTGACCGATTCGGAGTATGACGGCTACCAGGCGCACAGCAGCGGCAGTGCGAAAGGCGTTGCCGCCAATTTCGGCTACCGCTTCAACCCTGACCTGGAAACCCGCTTCTACCTGCGTTATCGGGAAACCGAGAACGAACTGGCCGGGCGCCTGACCAAGGAGCAGGTCAAGCACCACCCCCGCGCTGCCAACCCGAACTACCTGGCCCGCGACGACAGCCGCCCTCAGCCGGGCAGCACCTGGCTGGGCAACAAGACCACCTTCTACCTCGACGACGATGCACGCCTGGAAGCCGGCCTGGTCTACCACGACTACCCGATGGACCTGCGCGAAGGCCCGATGCGCCTGAAGGTGGCCTACACCGATATCAGCGGCACCTTGAATTACTTCCGCCGCGACACCCTGATGGGCCACGACAGCAAGACCACCGTTGGCTGGCGCACCACCAAGCACCTGCCCAACAGCGGCGCCTCGCAATTCGAACGGACGGGTGACGTGTTCGGCAAGCGTACCCGCGACTTCACCTACCAGGGTTCGGACACCGTGCTGCATGCCGGCAACGACCTGGAACTGGTGCCGGACCTGTGGCTGACCACCGGCCTGGCGCTGATCTACACCCGCCGCGAAAGTGCGGTCACCTACCCTGCCGAAGGCGGCAAGGTGAGCCTGCATGACTGGGACTATGCACCTCGCCTGGGGCTGCGCTATGACATCCGCCCGGACCTGCAGGTGTACGGCAACCTGAGCCGCTCGGTCGAACCTCCGCATCCGTGGGCGTTGATCTGGAGCGCGCCGACCGCCTACCAGCCGATCGAAATGCAGAACCAGACAGCCACCACGCTGGAGCTGGGCGCGCGCGGCGATTCGGCAATAGGCCATTGGGACCTGGCCTGGTACTACGCGCAGGTGCGACATGAACTGCTGGCCGTGGAAATCCTCCAGGGCGCTCCGGCCAAGGAATTCAATGCCAGCGCCACCGTGCACCAGGGGGTGGAGGCAGGCCTCGACAGCACGCTGTGGGAACGCGCCGGGGCTGGCAGGCTCAGCTTGCGCCAGGCCTACACCTTCAGTGACTTCCACTACCGCGACGACGACCAGTTCGGCGACAACCGCCTGCCCGGCATCCCGATGCACTACTACCAGGCCGAGCTGCGCCACGACTGGCCCAGCGGGTTCTACGCGGGGATCAACACGCAGATGGCGTCGAAAGTGCAAGTCGACTATGCCAACAGCTATCACGCCGACGCCTATGCCTTGCTCGGCGCGCGCCTCGGCTGGAATTCACCGAAACAGGACTGGCAGACCTGGCTTGACCTGCGCAACCTGACCAACAAACGCTATGCGGCAACGGTGACACCCGGCTACAACGACGCGGGCAAGGACGTGGCCCGCTCGACACCGGGCGAAGGGTTCGCTGTGTATGCCGGGGTTTCCTACAGCTTCCGCTGA
- a CDS encoding NADPH-dependent FMN reductase: MTQVYSVAVVVGSLRKDSYNRKVARALSELAPSSLALKIVEIGDLPLYNEDVEADAPPQSWKRFRDEIRRSDAVLFVTPEYNRSVPGCLKNAIDVGSRPYGQSAWSGKPTAVVSVSPGAIGGFGANHAVRQSLVFLDMPCMQMPEAYIGGAASLFDEAGKLNDKTRPFLQGFIDKFASWVKLNRAV; this comes from the coding sequence ATGACCCAGGTGTATTCGGTAGCAGTCGTCGTCGGTAGCTTGCGCAAGGACTCCTACAACCGCAAGGTTGCCCGCGCACTCTCGGAGCTGGCGCCGTCCAGCCTGGCCCTGAAGATTGTCGAGATCGGCGACTTGCCGCTGTACAACGAGGATGTCGAGGCCGATGCGCCGCCGCAATCGTGGAAGCGTTTTCGCGATGAGATCCGCCGCAGCGATGCAGTGCTGTTCGTCACCCCGGAGTACAACCGTTCGGTGCCGGGCTGCCTGAAGAATGCCATCGATGTCGGCTCGCGGCCCTACGGGCAAAGTGCCTGGAGTGGCAAGCCGACGGCGGTGGTCAGTGTATCGCCGGGAGCCATTGGCGGCTTTGGTGCCAACCATGCCGTGCGGCAGTCGCTGGTATTCCTGGACATGCCATGCATGCAGATGCCCGAAGCCTACATTGGCGGTGCGGCGAGCCTGTTCGACGAGGCCGGCAAGCTCAACGACAAGACCCGGCCGTTCCTGCAGGGTTTCATCGACAAGTTCGCTTCGTGGGTGAAATTGAACAGGGCGGTTTGA
- a CDS encoding helix-turn-helix domain-containing protein, with the protein MSTHVLAAVLTRLKLLTGAKTDAELSRKLSISPQTLSSWKVRDSIPYSLCIDLARQHRCSLDWLLLGEVATAPSPVDEPDWEYDMLTRLRTLSPADRQAVLLLIKDKQRIQQLEQKLNALGASATG; encoded by the coding sequence ATGAGTACTCACGTACTTGCTGCAGTGCTCACCCGCCTCAAGCTTTTGACCGGTGCCAAGACCGATGCCGAGCTCTCGCGCAAGTTGTCGATCAGCCCACAAACCTTGAGCAGCTGGAAGGTGCGCGACAGCATCCCCTATTCGTTGTGCATAGACCTGGCCCGACAGCACCGCTGCTCGCTGGACTGGCTGCTGCTGGGCGAAGTCGCCACCGCCCCCTCGCCCGTGGATGAGCCCGACTGGGAGTACGACATGCTCACCCGCCTGCGCACGCTATCGCCCGCTGATCGCCAGGCGGTGCTGCTGCTCATCAAGGACAAGCAACGCATCCAGCAACTGGAACAGAAACTGAATGCACTTGGTGCGTCAGCCACCGGCTAA
- a CDS encoding ogr/Delta-like zinc finger family protein has translation MSTYKLVCPHCHSRMRIRTSEGRHIFLRIAYLQCTTEACGWSVRAEFEMTHELSPSGMPNPEVYLPSANGELRRAALPTIAQRAADE, from the coding sequence GTGAGTACTTACAAGCTGGTTTGCCCGCATTGCCACAGCCGGATGCGTATACGCACCAGTGAAGGCCGCCATATTTTCCTGCGCATTGCCTATTTGCAATGCACAACCGAGGCGTGTGGCTGGTCAGTGCGTGCCGAATTCGAAATGACCCATGAACTTTCACCCAGCGGCATGCCCAACCCGGAAGTTTACCTGCCCTCGGCAAATGGTGAGTTGCGCAGGGCGGCGTTGCCGACGATAGCCCAGAGAGCAGCCGATGAATGA
- the nuoN gene encoding NADH-quinone oxidoreductase subunit NuoN, translating to MEFTTQHFIALAPMLITTITTVVVMLAIAWKRNHSQTFLLSTVGLNLALLSILPALKVAPLAVTSLVTIDKFACLYMAIMLVATLACVTLAHAYLGEGAKGFPGNREELYLLLLMSALGGLVLVSANHLAGLFIGLELLSVPVYGLVAYAFFNKRSLEAGIKYMVLSAAGSAFLLFGMALLYADAGSLSFDQIGKALAATSMPSLLAQLGLAMMLVGLAFKLSLVPFHLWTPDVYEGAPAPVAAFLATASKVAVFAVVVRLFMLSPAASSGVLSTVLAVIAVASILIGNLLALTQSNLKRLLGYSSIAHFGYLVIALVASKGLALEAMGVYLVTYVITSLGAFGVITLMSSPYGGRDADALYEYRGLFWRRPYLTAVLTVMMLSLAGIPLTAGFIGKFYIIATGVESHLWWLVGALVIGSAIGVYYYLRVMVTLYLVEPNLRRHDAPLKWEQRTGGVMLLAIAILAFVLGVYPQPLLEMVQQAGLQLIG from the coding sequence ATGGAATTCACCACTCAACACTTCATCGCATTGGCGCCGATGCTGATCACCACCATCACCACGGTGGTGGTGATGCTGGCGATCGCCTGGAAGCGCAACCACTCGCAGACCTTCCTGCTGTCCACTGTGGGCCTCAACCTGGCCCTGCTGTCGATCCTGCCGGCACTTAAGGTTGCGCCGCTGGCGGTCACTTCGCTGGTGACCATCGACAAGTTCGCCTGCCTGTACATGGCGATCATGCTGGTGGCCACGCTGGCTTGCGTCACCCTCGCCCACGCCTACCTCGGCGAAGGCGCCAAGGGCTTCCCGGGCAACCGCGAAGAACTCTACCTGCTGTTGCTGATGTCGGCCCTCGGCGGCCTGGTGCTGGTCAGCGCCAACCACCTGGCCGGCCTGTTCATTGGCCTGGAGCTGCTGTCGGTACCGGTCTACGGCCTGGTGGCGTATGCCTTCTTCAACAAGCGCTCGCTCGAGGCCGGCATCAAGTACATGGTGCTGTCGGCTGCCGGCTCGGCGTTCCTGCTGTTCGGCATGGCCCTGCTGTACGCCGACGCCGGCAGCCTGAGCTTCGACCAGATCGGCAAGGCCCTGGCTGCCACCAGCATGCCAAGCCTGCTGGCCCAGCTGGGCCTGGCCATGATGCTGGTCGGCCTGGCGTTCAAGCTGTCGCTGGTACCGTTCCACCTGTGGACCCCGGACGTGTACGAAGGCGCCCCGGCGCCGGTCGCCGCGTTCCTGGCCACCGCCAGCAAGGTGGCGGTATTCGCCGTGGTGGTACGCCTGTTCATGCTCTCCCCTGCTGCCAGCAGCGGCGTGCTGAGCACCGTGCTGGCGGTGATTGCCGTGGCCTCGATCCTGATCGGCAACCTGCTGGCATTGACCCAGAGCAACCTCAAGCGTCTGCTCGGTTACTCGTCCATCGCCCACTTCGGCTACCTGGTCATCGCCCTGGTCGCCAGCAAGGGCCTGGCCCTGGAAGCCATGGGCGTGTACCTGGTCACCTACGTGATCACCAGCCTCGGCGCGTTCGGTGTCATCACCCTGATGTCCTCGCCTTATGGCGGCCGTGACGCCGATGCGCTGTACGAGTACCGCGGCCTGTTCTGGCGCCGTCCGTACCTGACCGCAGTGCTGACCGTGATGATGCTGTCGCTGGCCGGTATCCCGCTGACTGCCGGCTTCATCGGCAAGTTCTACATCATCGCCACCGGCGTCGAGTCGCACCTGTGGTGGCTGGTCGGTGCGCTGGTGATCGGTAGCGCCATCGGTGTCTACTACTACCTGCGCGTCATGGTCACCCTGTACCTGGTCGAGCCGAACCTGCGTCGCCACGACGCCCCGCTGAAGTGGGAACAGCGCACCGGCGGCGTCATGCTGCTGGCCATCGCCATTCTCGCCTTCGTGCTTGGCGTGTATCCGCAGCCGCTGCTGGAAATGGTCCAGCAAGCGGGCCTGCAACTGATCGGCTGA